Proteins from a genomic interval of Haemorhous mexicanus isolate bHaeMex1 chromosome Z, bHaeMex1.pri, whole genome shotgun sequence:
- the LOC132341858 gene encoding proteinase-activated receptor 2-like isoform X1 codes for MAACRGLCLMLLFCVLLGVAATAEENDGSSKPKGRSFIGYKVPNANNSEELYEVDEFVAEVLTGKLTTVFIPIIYIFVFIIGLPSNAMALWVFFFRTKKKHPAVIYMVNLALADLLFVVWFPLKISYHLNGNNWLFGESLCKVFVGFFYGNMYCSILFMTCLSVQRYWVVVNPIVHSKKKSEIALGISIAIWILILLGTIPLYLVNQTAYISNLNITTCHDVLPENVSAHDMFSYFLSLAIGLFLIPAIITAVAYILMIKTLSASIIDVSTGKKRKRAIKLIIVVLSLYLICFTPSNVLNVVHYSVLKAYSQSHLYVWYIIALCLSALNSGIDPFIYYYISKDFRDNLKYALLCRSVRTTQRMQVSLSSSRHLKKSNSYSSSSSRTNKSTY; via the coding sequence agaATGATGGCTCCAGCAAACCAAAAGGAAGAAGTTTCATTGGCTATAAGGTTCCAAATGCAAATAATTCTGAAGAGTTATACGAGGTGGATGAATTTGTAGCAGAAGTCCTCACAGGAAAGCTGACTACAgtttttattcccattatttatatatttgtctTTATAATTGGTTTGCCAAGCAATGCCATGGCCCTCTGGGTCTTTTTTTTCCGAACAAAGAAGAAACATCCGGCTGTGATTTATATGGTTAACTTGGCATTGGCAGACCTTCTTTTTGTTGTCTGGTTCCCACTGAAGATTTCATACCATCTAAATGGCAATAACTGGCTATTTGGTGAAAGTCTCTGCAAAgtatttgttgggtttttctaTGGAAATATGTACTGTTCCATCCTCTTCATGACATGTCTCAGTGTACAACGGTATTGGGTTGTAGTGAACCCCATAGTGcattcaaaaaagaaatcagaaattgCTTTGGGCATCTCCATTGCTATCTGGATACTGATTTTGTTGGGCACCATACCATTGTATCTTGTTAATCAGACAGCATATATTTCAAATCTTAACATCACAACCTGCCATGATGTGTTGCCTGAAAATGTTTCAGCTCATGATATGTTCAGTTATTTCCTCTCTCTTGCAATTGGGCTCTTCTTAATCCCAGCTATCATCACTGCTGTTGCATACATTCTAATGATTAAGACCCTGAGTGCTTCCATCATAGATGTAAGCACTGGGAAGAAACGAAAAAGAGCAATCAAACTCATTATTGTTGTTCTGTCCTTGTATCTCATCTGTTTTACACCTAGCAATGTGCTAAATGTTGTGCACTATTCAGTTCTCAAAGCCTACAGCCAGAGCCATCTGTATGTGTGGTACATAATAGCCCTGTGTCTTTCTGCTTTGAATAGTGGTATTGATCCATTCATCTATTATTATATTTCAAAAGACTTCAGAGACAACCTTAAATATGCCCTTCTTTGCCGGAGTGTGCGAACTACACAGAGGATGCAAGTGTCTCTCTCATCAAGCAGGCACCTCAAGAAATCAAATTCTTATTCTTCAAGCTCAAGTAGGACCAATAAATCAACCTACTGA